Proteins from a genomic interval of Panthera uncia isolate 11264 chromosome C1 unlocalized genomic scaffold, Puncia_PCG_1.0 HiC_scaffold_4, whole genome shotgun sequence:
- the THEM4 gene encoding acyl-coenzyme A thioesterase THEM4, giving the protein MLRSCVSRLRTLAVQRGLPGGAPLPAKDPWSPRVNPGAGRRERAAKPGCVRGDPRSFSSEVMHMDLSLPNPSWSEDMRLLFDQFMKKSEDGSWKHLPSYKSKFTQETEDIKIYFPDAKLMKEKLSQAQLFPRSLEEGLGFEYAMFHNCVEDRTVCIFQGGPYLQGVPGFLHGGAIATMIDATLGTCAVVAIGVAMTASLNISFKRPIPLGSVVVINSQVDKVEGRKLFLSCNIRSVDEKTVYSEATSLFVKLDPKTRLT; this is encoded by the exons ATGCTGCGGAGCTGCGTCTCACGACTGCGCACGCTTGCGGTTCAGCGCGGCCTGCCCGGAGGCGCGCCTCTGCCGGCGAAGGACCCGTGGTCGCCGCGGGTGAATCCCGGAGCCGGGCGGCGGGAGCGGGCGGCCAAGCCAGGCTGCGTCAGGGGTGACCCG agGTCATTTTCTTCTGAGGTCATGCATATGGAcctttctctccccaaccccagttGGAGCGAGGACATGAGACTTCTCTTTGACCAGTtcatgaaaaaaagtgaagacgGCTCTTGGAAACATTTGCCttcatataaaagtaaatttactCAAGAGACTGAAGACATCAAAATCTATTTTCCTG ACGCAAagctaatgaaagaaaaactgtcaCAGGCCCAGCTCTTTCCCAGAAGCCTTGAGGAAGGCCTGGGCTTTGAATATGCAATGTTCCATAATTGTGTTGAAGACAGGACAGTTTGCATATTTCAAGGAGGTCCCTACCTGCAAGGAGTACCTGG ATTCCTTCACGGAGGTGCCATTGCAACCATGATTGATGCTACTCTTGGTACGTGTGCTGTAGTAGCCATAGGAGTTGCCATGACTGCCAGCCTCAACATcagttttaaaag GCCTATCCCCCTCGGTTCTGTTGTTGTGATAAATAGTCAAGTTGATAAAGTTGAAGGAAGGAAATTGTTTCTTTCTTGTAATATCCGAAGTGTGGATGAGAAGACCGTGTACTCAGAGGCAACAA